Proteins from one Bifidobacterium sp. ESL0732 genomic window:
- a CDS encoding glycosyltransferase family 2 protein, producing MSSNGSVDIKRIVAEVIGSRPRINGQTVDRSVAAIVSVEHDVRFFPATLHALLGQKVLPRTIVIGDCTGGTAQPMRTGFTVSSLPELGHGAAQQLMPEPPERVDIQLVRAAGARSFSDAVGKAFRYASLPASIRALWLLHDDSRPVGDSCLEALVEAWHNTPTVSLIGAKQLDWSGSALHDVGSYAGKHRLESLVVDGEPDQEQYDGRADVFAVSLAGALLPLQTKKDTGEINPWFTTYAESADFSRRICEGGGRVIVVPQAHIAHRRARFEGIRSRAGEPIDEDNPLDSTSSILDAAQKYYYTDIRTLVWPLMWVLNLFRALLHAIGALLAKSPWRAWCILCLPWRALGELPQMIHARRQQKIRHGAGTAALDLLTADHKQIEEWRKRSRALDSQQHTELLSPLAKSHLRMRAVRRFGLAALMSVVAFVVVVAFEWDVFREVLGGSSLYSSSLLPSGASFSTLLSAASTPWAFGIGIGVPAPPAPWLMVWLVVSVVTIGHPVLAISLMYFLAAPAMALAFWALAGVFTRSDWVRVVVGLLWVALAFALGAFGNANIPLLMTMVFLPAAFAFTFRAVGMYGTEDLVHSHASIQAAGCAALCFAVSVACEPQLIFPLIVCLVFFLFVVRSHRLMLLLIPVPGLALLLPTLVNSVHYANVGAWRQLFADVLQPLPDSAPASLSFGQVISRAFALPFGGEMSSRLFISLRGWESLGILAALCVIVVVAVVALLLPFALRASRMMWFVALTGLVLAMAAARICVSVEGSDAFAASVLPGVMLTLLALLSCACIVSGGAVKRFVPLRISESEQDKQNLQTDTAQGKVKGVAIKFGRAMLVVVLAISVCLAGAFGMMSRGNQVEASDAGLPMVAVDYLQNNESHRILALQAVSGNHIDFSVMRTRRGDLVDVSPAWKASVASGTSDLSVDLIAKASSELLSNGNDDAINSLTKLGFGGIYVSADKSASDQDATLRLFSNINSSDGAQSLVNASNGTYYRLTKVDENKQGVSLKGQNAAQHSTWRRTWLWCLGLVMVIYVLVAFPRTRRYGREQA from the coding sequence ATGAGTTCCAACGGCAGTGTCGATATCAAACGAATTGTGGCCGAGGTAATCGGTTCCAGGCCCCGGATAAACGGGCAGACAGTCGACCGAAGTGTCGCCGCGATTGTATCCGTCGAACATGATGTCCGGTTTTTCCCAGCGACCTTGCATGCGTTGTTGGGTCAGAAAGTTCTGCCACGCACCATCGTCATCGGCGATTGCACGGGTGGTACGGCGCAGCCGATGCGCACCGGATTCACCGTCTCGTCTCTGCCTGAGCTTGGCCATGGTGCGGCACAGCAGCTTATGCCGGAACCTCCCGAACGCGTGGATATTCAACTGGTGCGTGCCGCCGGGGCACGTTCCTTTTCCGATGCCGTGGGCAAAGCGTTCCGTTATGCCAGTCTTCCCGCCTCCATCCGTGCGCTTTGGCTTTTGCATGACGATTCCAGGCCTGTGGGTGACAGTTGTCTGGAAGCATTGGTCGAAGCTTGGCATAATACGCCTACGGTTTCGCTGATAGGTGCCAAACAGCTTGACTGGTCTGGTTCGGCTCTCCACGATGTCGGCAGTTACGCCGGCAAGCACCGTTTGGAAAGCCTCGTGGTCGACGGTGAACCTGACCAGGAGCAGTATGACGGACGTGCCGATGTGTTTGCCGTTTCGCTGGCCGGTGCCTTGCTGCCTTTGCAGACCAAAAAAGATACCGGGGAAATCAATCCGTGGTTCACCACCTATGCCGAAAGCGCCGATTTCTCGCGTCGCATCTGCGAGGGCGGCGGGCGCGTCATTGTCGTACCGCAAGCTCATATCGCACACCGTCGCGCGCGTTTCGAAGGCATACGTAGCCGTGCAGGCGAGCCCATCGACGAAGACAACCCATTGGATTCCACGTCATCGATTCTCGACGCCGCGCAAAAATACTATTACACCGATATTCGCACTCTAGTCTGGCCGCTTATGTGGGTGCTGAATCTTTTCCGTGCGCTGTTGCATGCCATTGGCGCTCTTCTTGCCAAAAGCCCGTGGCGAGCGTGGTGCATCTTATGCCTGCCTTGGCGCGCTCTGGGTGAATTGCCGCAGATGATTCACGCCCGTCGTCAGCAGAAGATACGTCACGGGGCCGGAACGGCGGCATTGGATCTGCTCACGGCCGACCATAAGCAGATTGAGGAATGGCGCAAGCGCAGCCGTGCTCTCGATAGCCAGCAGCATACCGAGCTCTTGAGTCCTCTTGCGAAAAGCCACCTGCGCATGCGCGCTGTACGGCGTTTTGGTCTTGCCGCTCTGATGTCCGTTGTGGCCTTTGTGGTGGTTGTTGCCTTTGAATGGGACGTATTCCGTGAGGTTTTGGGTGGTTCCAGCCTTTATTCGTCATCGTTGTTGCCAAGCGGGGCGAGTTTTTCGACATTGCTTTCGGCGGCAAGTACGCCGTGGGCGTTTGGGATCGGCATCGGTGTGCCGGCGCCTCCCGCGCCATGGCTCATGGTCTGGCTTGTGGTCTCCGTGGTTACGATTGGCCATCCTGTCCTTGCCATTTCGTTGATGTACTTCCTTGCCGCACCGGCTATGGCCCTGGCCTTCTGGGCCTTGGCAGGTGTATTCACCCGTTCCGACTGGGTGCGTGTGGTCGTCGGGTTGCTCTGGGTCGCTTTGGCTTTTGCTCTGGGCGCGTTCGGCAATGCCAATATTCCGTTGCTGATGACGATGGTCTTCCTGCCGGCGGCCTTTGCGTTCACGTTTAGGGCCGTGGGGATGTATGGCACCGAGGACTTGGTACATTCGCATGCTTCCATTCAGGCTGCAGGTTGTGCGGCATTGTGCTTCGCTGTGAGCGTGGCCTGTGAGCCGCAGCTGATATTCCCCCTGATTGTCTGTCTGGTCTTTTTCCTTTTCGTCGTCCGTTCGCACCGGCTCATGTTGCTGCTTATTCCGGTGCCCGGATTGGCGCTTTTGCTGCCGACGCTGGTCAACAGCGTCCATTATGCAAATGTGGGGGCTTGGAGGCAGCTCTTCGCCGACGTCCTTCAACCTCTGCCGGATTCAGCACCGGCCTCGCTCTCCTTCGGGCAGGTCATTTCGCGTGCTTTCGCCCTTCCGTTCGGAGGCGAAATGAGCTCGCGACTGTTCATCAGCCTGCGTGGATGGGAATCTTTGGGGATTCTGGCCGCACTGTGTGTCATCGTCGTGGTGGCCGTGGTCGCGTTGCTGCTGCCGTTCGCGCTTCGAGCCTCGAGAATGATGTGGTTCGTAGCTCTTACTGGGCTCGTACTTGCTATGGCCGCTGCGCGTATCTGCGTATCTGTCGAAGGCAGTGACGCTTTCGCCGCGTCCGTGCTGCCGGGTGTCATGCTGACCCTTTTGGCATTGCTCTCTTGTGCCTGTATCGTTTCCGGTGGCGCCGTCAAGCGTTTCGTACCTTTGAGGATTTCGGAAAGCGAACAGGACAAGCAGAACCTTCAGACCGACACTGCTCAGGGCAAAGTTAAAGGTGTGGCCATCAAATTCGGGCGTGCGATGCTCGTCGTGGTACTGGCAATTTCCGTTTGCCTGGCCGGAGCATTCGGCATGATGTCACGAGGCAACCAGGTTGAGGCAAGCGATGCCGGATTGCCCATGGTTGCAGTAGACTATCTGCAAAACAATGAAAGCCATCGAATCTTGGCACTTCAGGCTGTATCCGGCAATCACATCGATTTTTCTGTGATGCGAACACGTCGCGGTGACCTTGTCGACGTCTCTCCTGCATGGAAGGCCAGTGTTGCTTCCGGCACCAGTGATCTGTCGGTTGATCTGATTGCCAAGGCAAGCAGCGAATTGCTTTCCAATGGCAACGACGATGCCATCAATTCTCTGACCAAACTTGGTTTTGGCGGTATCTACGTTTCCGCCGACAAATCCGCTTCTGACCAGGACGCCACATTGCGTCTGTTCAGCAACATCAACTCCAGCGATGGTGCCCAATCACTGGTGAACGCTTCAAACGGAACCTATTACCGATTGACAAAAGTGGACGAAAATAAGCAAGGTGTGTCGCTTAAGGGTCAGAATGCCGCCCAACACAGCACTTGGCGTAGGACCTGGCTGTGGTGCTTGGGATTGGTAATGGTGATTTACGTTCTGGTGGCATTTCCCAGAACGCGCAGATACGGGCGGGAGCAGGCATGA
- a CDS encoding DUF5719 family protein: MSNRKNTMNNDMDSDKRRPTVPSDQQAVPTPPAPPAVSAFPERSDYIGNAVNDVPTQVSETGSETEDVAVPRSRVVSRVLLAVITVIVLVALIVAVVLLPLPGWLVDSAKAGNATAAKQVNQTDLTYYCPSRMALSDNEKYGDSAFQASEGNMTSSARYSAFGSVYEATVGAVTNGSEADNKKLSGGDTVDSASVKTYSGSVDKGSQAFETRLLAAKSGTGAAASVASWATDGDLKGLSASTCVAPSLEQDFLLGPTTTGATQQLSVANFSAKATSLQVQVFSTKHGTPLQLSTGNIVNIGANGEATLELSAAAPNNEALFVKVKSKETPIAAVVRSVEMDGLNAKGSDYAVPLNAASKKAYLPGIAGDDDVTVFARSQLDTDLNLSWVDGNGATPAKTQHLEAGKVVPVDLGKAPEGVDGLEASAASPIDVTAKVTQNADSGTDFAYVSPTGTFDQTAVVVPDHTEGALTFLNTSDSETKASLRGYDASGKPAGSKEITIPAYAGMSIAAKDVDQNAVMFTLKNGKNVSMGMRLTQSDVTGDKLAAVAYLASSALEPRNMQVWVNDNAGIVR, translated from the coding sequence ATGAGCAACAGGAAGAACACTATGAACAACGACATGGATAGCGACAAGCGTCGTCCCACTGTTCCATCTGATCAACAGGCCGTTCCGACCCCGCCGGCACCTCCTGCCGTTTCGGCGTTTCCTGAGCGTTCAGACTATATCGGCAATGCAGTGAACGACGTCCCAACGCAAGTTTCGGAAACCGGTTCTGAGACGGAAGACGTAGCTGTGCCACGTTCACGTGTCGTTTCACGCGTTCTGCTGGCCGTGATTACCGTCATCGTACTGGTCGCTTTGATTGTCGCGGTGGTGCTCCTGCCTTTGCCCGGCTGGCTTGTCGATTCCGCCAAGGCCGGTAATGCCACCGCCGCGAAGCAAGTCAACCAGACTGATCTTACCTATTACTGCCCTTCGCGCATGGCGCTTTCCGACAATGAGAAATATGGTGACAGCGCTTTCCAAGCCTCGGAAGGCAATATGACCTCGTCTGCACGCTACTCAGCTTTCGGCTCTGTCTATGAGGCCACCGTCGGCGCGGTCACCAATGGCAGTGAAGCGGACAACAAGAAACTTTCTGGTGGCGACACCGTCGACAGCGCGAGCGTCAAAACCTATTCCGGTTCTGTCGATAAGGGTTCGCAGGCGTTTGAAACGCGGCTGTTGGCGGCAAAATCCGGTACCGGTGCCGCCGCATCCGTGGCTTCATGGGCCACTGACGGCGATTTGAAGGGCCTGTCCGCCTCCACTTGCGTCGCGCCATCGCTGGAACAGGATTTCCTGCTCGGCCCCACCACCACGGGAGCGACGCAGCAATTGTCCGTTGCCAATTTCTCGGCGAAAGCCACCTCGTTGCAGGTTCAGGTCTTCAGCACCAAGCACGGTACACCTCTGCAGCTTTCCACAGGCAACATCGTCAATATCGGGGCCAATGGCGAGGCGACCTTGGAACTGTCCGCAGCAGCCCCCAATAACGAAGCTCTTTTCGTCAAGGTCAAAAGCAAAGAGACACCGATTGCCGCGGTCGTGCGCAGCGTAGAGATGGATGGGCTCAATGCCAAGGGCTCTGATTACGCGGTGCCGCTGAACGCCGCTTCGAAAAAGGCCTATCTGCCGGGGATTGCTGGCGATGACGATGTAACCGTTTTCGCCCGTTCGCAGCTTGATACGGATCTGAACCTTTCATGGGTTGACGGCAATGGGGCGACACCGGCCAAGACGCAGCATCTTGAGGCAGGTAAAGTCGTTCCGGTCGATTTGGGCAAGGCTCCCGAAGGAGTCGACGGGCTTGAAGCAAGTGCGGCAAGTCCTATTGATGTCACGGCCAAAGTGACCCAGAACGCGGATTCCGGAACCGATTTCGCCTATGTGTCGCCTACCGGGACTTTTGACCAAACGGCAGTCGTGGTCCCCGATCATACCGAGGGAGCGCTTACGTTCCTGAATACCTCGGATAGTGAGACCAAAGCGTCCTTGCGCGGCTATGATGCCTCAGGCAAGCCGGCGGGAAGCAAAGAGATTACGATTCCGGCGTACGCCGGAATGAGTATCGCGGCCAAGGACGTTGACCAGAATGCCGTGATGTTCACGTTGAAAAACGGGAAAAACGTGTCCATGGGCATGAGGCTTACCCAATCGGATGTGACAGGGGACAAGCTTGCCGCAGTCGCCTATCTTGCTTCCTCGGCCCTCGAACCGCGGAATATGCAGGTGTGGGTCAACGACAACGCCGGTATCGTGCGCTAG
- a CDS encoding metallopeptidase family protein gives MLRPPWQAHVYRNRHGRGSRTPMFGVRLPRYRTRSGMFDDMVSSQIRRLLTAWPELVRPVQFAVEDVPPSTPAPWEPKRNPTSQSFNANHGIPARIVLYRMPMQMHHPNKTELEWAIRDALVSRLADLYGRRPEEIDPDWTGTEL, from the coding sequence ATGTTGCGACCACCTTGGCAGGCCCACGTCTATCGGAATCGGCATGGACGGGGTTCGAGAACGCCGATGTTCGGCGTACGTCTACCTCGTTATCGCACACGTAGCGGCATGTTCGACGACATGGTCTCCTCGCAGATCCGACGGCTTCTGACAGCATGGCCGGAGCTTGTGCGCCCGGTGCAATTCGCTGTCGAAGATGTGCCACCATCCACCCCTGCACCTTGGGAGCCCAAACGCAACCCGACATCCCAGAGCTTCAATGCCAATCACGGCATTCCTGCCCGCATTGTGCTTTACCGGATGCCCATGCAGATGCACCATCCCAACAAAACGGAACTCGAATGGGCCATCCGTGACGCCTTGGTCTCAAGACTCGCCGATCTCTATGGCCGCCGGCCCGAGGAAATCGATCCGGACTGGACCGGCACCGAACTCTAG
- a CDS encoding HAD-IIB family hydrolase gives MWHDHDLSNFVDNVKVIAFDLDNTLARSKKPMHADMASRFSTLTHLIDVAVITGGRFELVKSQVLDVLEPDACRSRIHVMPTSGTRYFRWNDGQWQCVYSNDLDMADRKSAIASIERHAREQGIWLEHAWGHRIEDRGSQITFSALGQEAPLDEKEHWDPDNSKKNRLAEAVAVDLPNLLVRSGGSTSIDISARGIDKAYAVRKLCGILGCNVDQVVFIGDRMDPDGNDYPAAVIGTKPILVAGPLDTLQVCDRLIAALS, from the coding sequence ATGTGGCACGACCATGATCTTTCCAATTTTGTTGACAACGTAAAGGTGATCGCCTTCGATTTGGACAACACGCTTGCCCGTTCAAAGAAACCCATGCATGCTGACATGGCCTCGCGCTTTTCCACTCTGACTCACCTCATCGATGTGGCCGTCATCACTGGTGGCCGTTTCGAGCTCGTCAAAAGCCAGGTGCTCGATGTGCTTGAACCTGATGCCTGCCGCTCCCGCATCCATGTCATGCCGACTAGCGGTACGCGTTATTTTCGCTGGAACGATGGCCAGTGGCAGTGTGTCTATTCCAACGACCTTGATATGGCCGACCGCAAAAGCGCCATTGCCTCGATCGAACGTCATGCGCGTGAGCAGGGCATTTGGCTGGAACATGCCTGGGGGCACCGTATCGAGGATCGTGGCAGCCAGATTACGTTTTCGGCCTTGGGGCAGGAAGCCCCGTTGGACGAAAAGGAACATTGGGACCCTGACAACAGCAAGAAAAACCGGCTTGCAGAAGCGGTGGCCGTTGATTTGCCCAATCTGCTGGTGCGTTCCGGTGGGTCAACGAGCATTGACATCTCTGCCCGTGGCATCGACAAGGCCTATGCTGTGCGTAAGTTGTGCGGCATTTTGGGATGTAACGTCGATCAGGTCGTTTTTATCGGCGACCGTATGGATCCGGATGGCAACGACTATCCCGCAGCTGTCATCGGCACGAAGCCGATTCTCGTCGCCGGGCCTCTTGATACGCTTCAGGTCTGCGACCGTCTTATCGCGGCCTTGTCGTAG
- a CDS encoding phosphoribosyltransferase family protein, translating into MGTVVSRFFDALRFWFAAIRDLLLPRGCAGCDKPDEVLCSSCMLLFRHVYRKVLPGDVGRCYGCSWYQGAVRHAILDWKDHGDEECDCDFASVLVDLALKVLERPTSYGRIRILSLVPAPSSAASMHRRGRWQTLPLTRLMARRLNDHGFSAEVRPVLKLEGVYGKSVQASGAASRSRRIEGHVQVVGDLRGDDSLFIVVDDIVTTGATMGQCISALRAAGACDVIGLALACTPNRDE; encoded by the coding sequence ATGGGAACTGTAGTTTCGCGATTTTTTGATGCATTACGATTTTGGTTTGCTGCCATTCGCGATCTCCTGCTGCCGCGTGGCTGTGCGGGATGCGACAAACCGGATGAGGTGCTTTGTTCTTCTTGCATGCTGCTTTTTCGGCATGTCTATCGCAAAGTGCTTCCTGGCGATGTCGGCCGCTGCTATGGATGTTCTTGGTATCAAGGGGCTGTGCGCCATGCGATTCTCGATTGGAAAGACCACGGCGATGAGGAATGTGACTGCGATTTTGCATCAGTGCTCGTTGATTTGGCCCTAAAGGTACTTGAAAGGCCGACGTCTTATGGACGAATCCGGATTCTTAGCTTGGTTCCGGCACCCTCGTCGGCAGCTTCCATGCACCGCCGTGGTCGATGGCAGACATTGCCGCTTACCAGGTTGATGGCTCGCCGTTTGAATGACCATGGGTTTTCAGCTGAAGTCAGACCAGTGTTGAAACTTGAAGGGGTATATGGCAAATCCGTACAGGCGTCAGGTGCCGCATCCCGTTCGCGAAGGATTGAAGGGCATGTGCAGGTTGTCGGGGATTTGAGGGGTGACGACTCGTTGTTTATCGTCGTAGACGATATCGTGACCACTGGCGCCACGATGGGGCAGTGCATATCCGCGTTGCGCGCAGCCGGGGCCTGTGATGTCATCGGTCTTGCGTTGGCTTGTACTCCGAATCGGGACGAATAA
- a CDS encoding Y-family DNA polymerase, whose protein sequence is MSESLQVLADANSFFASCERVFDPRLADKPVVVLSNNDGCVVARSAEAKQLGIKEGTPWFSIREEAEQAGVVARSSNYELYASLSARMMSVMSRFMPGQEIYSIDECFLNPSTGTAETMQISKAMRKAVLEGVGVPVSVGIAPTKTLAKVANHWAKKHPSSGGVSLFSDIEAQYGDAALASIPVSDVWGVGRRLTRKLQALGILTALDLRNQDPVSIRHRFSITLERTVLELKGIPCIVGDASANDGKRKSEILCSRMFSKPVTDMAQLNQALSVYAQKACRRLRRQSSLCSHVAAFCATSPFGPENSYQSFHATTTLRDPSDDPLIIAKAACEAMRGRADPHARYIRAGVLLLGLQDAKDFSTLHGFEARRDDHNLGAVIDEANKKFGTARVGIGYGGMRGKGRGDEDTSASWTMRREMLSPRCTTRWDEMAVAHAN, encoded by the coding sequence ATGAGCGAATCGCTTCAGGTACTGGCCGACGCAAACAGTTTCTTCGCCTCCTGTGAACGCGTTTTCGACCCGAGACTTGCCGATAAGCCGGTCGTGGTGCTCTCGAACAATGACGGATGTGTGGTGGCCCGTAGTGCGGAGGCAAAGCAACTGGGCATCAAAGAGGGCACGCCATGGTTCAGCATCCGAGAAGAGGCGGAACAGGCCGGCGTGGTGGCCCGCAGCTCTAACTACGAGCTGTACGCCAGCCTGTCGGCGCGAATGATGTCAGTGATGAGCCGGTTCATGCCAGGTCAGGAAATCTATTCCATCGACGAGTGCTTCCTGAACCCCTCAACGGGCACTGCAGAGACCATGCAGATTTCGAAGGCCATGCGCAAGGCCGTGTTGGAAGGCGTCGGCGTACCGGTGAGCGTAGGCATCGCACCGACGAAAACACTGGCCAAAGTGGCCAACCACTGGGCCAAAAAGCATCCCTCAAGCGGCGGGGTGAGCCTCTTCAGCGACATCGAAGCGCAATATGGCGATGCCGCTCTCGCCTCCATACCGGTGAGCGACGTATGGGGTGTAGGCAGACGACTCACACGCAAATTGCAGGCTTTGGGCATCCTCACTGCGCTCGACCTGCGGAATCAGGACCCGGTGTCTATCAGGCATCGTTTCTCCATCACCTTGGAACGCACCGTGCTGGAACTCAAGGGGATTCCCTGCATCGTCGGTGATGCGAGCGCCAATGACGGCAAACGCAAGTCGGAAATCCTGTGTTCACGCATGTTCTCAAAACCCGTCACCGACATGGCCCAACTGAATCAAGCCCTGAGCGTCTACGCCCAAAAGGCGTGCCGCAGGCTGCGCCGTCAGTCAAGCCTGTGTTCGCACGTCGCCGCATTCTGCGCCACGAGCCCGTTCGGTCCGGAAAACAGCTATCAGTCCTTTCATGCGACGACCACCCTGCGCGACCCGAGCGACGACCCGCTAATCATCGCCAAGGCCGCGTGCGAGGCCATGCGCGGCCGGGCCGACCCGCACGCCCGTTATATTCGTGCCGGGGTGCTCCTGCTAGGGCTGCAGGACGCCAAGGATTTCAGCACTTTACACGGGTTCGAAGCCAGACGGGACGATCACAATCTGGGAGCCGTCATCGACGAGGCCAACAAGAAATTCGGTACGGCTCGTGTCGGCATCGGCTATGGCGGGATGCGCGGAAAAGGACGCGGTGATGAGGATACGTCAGCCTCATGGACGATGAGGCGCGAGATGCTTTCCCCCCGTTGCACGACACGTTGGGACGAGATGGCTGTGGCCCACGCCAATTAG
- a CDS encoding S24 family peptidase, with protein sequence MASTASCRLAGNDSRQGCRVTQIFRSTLAPTPVPIALEAVHAGFPSVAQDYFAGDFSFDEHIIRNPDTTFIITVAGDSMEGAGIWDGDLLVVDRSLEPQADDVVVAVLDDELTVKRLVMRGTTPILHPENPHYPDFSPENAEELVIWGVVIGNFHTQSRSSRFGSALPGITRPGMSATSGYKTDAIERANGTTGLAAHSRGWSGGATIYPFPQRHN encoded by the coding sequence ATGGCATCGACAGCATCATGCAGACTGGCAGGCAATGATTCGAGGCAGGGTTGCAGGGTCACTCAGATTTTTCGCTCGACACTGGCGCCGACACCAGTCCCCATCGCGCTGGAGGCGGTGCATGCAGGTTTTCCCTCTGTAGCACAAGATTATTTTGCCGGTGATTTCAGCTTTGACGAACACATTATCCGCAATCCAGACACGACTTTTATCATCACGGTCGCCGGGGACTCCATGGAGGGAGCAGGCATCTGGGACGGCGACCTTTTGGTGGTCGACCGCTCGCTTGAGCCACAAGCCGATGACGTGGTAGTGGCCGTTCTCGATGATGAGCTGACCGTCAAACGTCTTGTTATGCGCGGAACGACACCGATTCTGCATCCGGAGAATCCCCATTATCCTGATTTCTCCCCCGAGAACGCCGAAGAACTGGTGATTTGGGGTGTCGTCATCGGCAATTTCCATACACAAAGCCGTTCCAGTCGGTTCGGCTCCGCTTTGCCTGGAATCACTCGTCCTGGCATGTCGGCCACATCCGGATACAAAACCGACGCCATCGAGAGAGCGAACGGAACCACCGGACTTGCGGCACACAGCCGAGGATGGTCCGGCGGCGCCACCATCTACCCCTTCCCACAGCGGCATAACTAA
- a CDS encoding HAMP domain-containing sensor histidine kinase — translation MDNERPIGLFSSLKAELSVIIVVATAIAFVMAWFLLKMGLSGWIAMPLTLVVALGITYFFSRGLTAPLRQMRDAAKAMAEGDYTVRVKVGTRSNDEVGQLARSFNEMAEELQHADRMRRDMIANVSHELRTPVSALQAMLENLADGVVEPTPANLEGILNQTHRLSDLIAFLLDLSRMEAGAASLNIEQFNFADFIDETLEPLEIADAGHAHDVDVHVPDSIEIEGDQDRLRQLFTNIISNAFKHSPDNTTVLVEAHEDKIHGTVVTNVVNFGSQIPPEARADIFRRFVKGKSGPGTESGGTGLGLSIARWAAQLHGGNVKVVDDNRGTDFEITLPKFHIVDDEPAGETTL, via the coding sequence TTGGACAACGAACGCCCGATAGGCTTGTTCTCATCGTTGAAGGCCGAGCTGAGCGTCATCATCGTTGTGGCAACCGCCATCGCCTTCGTCATGGCTTGGTTCCTCCTGAAAATGGGATTGAGCGGGTGGATCGCCATGCCGCTGACGCTTGTCGTAGCTCTCGGCATCACCTACTTCTTCTCACGCGGCCTGACCGCTCCCCTGCGCCAGATGCGCGACGCGGCCAAGGCGATGGCTGAAGGCGACTACACGGTGCGCGTCAAGGTGGGTACCCGCAGCAACGACGAGGTGGGCCAGCTCGCCCGCTCGTTCAACGAGATGGCCGAGGAGTTGCAGCACGCCGACCGGATGCGGCGCGACATGATCGCCAACGTCTCCCACGAACTGCGCACTCCCGTCTCCGCGCTGCAGGCGATGCTCGAGAACTTGGCCGACGGCGTTGTGGAACCCACTCCCGCCAATCTTGAAGGGATTCTGAACCAGACCCATCGTCTTTCCGACCTCATCGCCTTCCTACTCGACCTTTCACGTATGGAGGCCGGGGCGGCAAGCCTCAATATCGAGCAGTTCAACTTCGCCGACTTCATTGACGAAACGCTGGAACCGCTGGAAATCGCCGATGCCGGCCACGCCCACGACGTCGACGTGCATGTGCCCGATTCGATTGAAATCGAAGGCGATCAGGACAGGCTGCGCCAGCTTTTCACGAACATCATCTCGAACGCTTTCAAACATTCGCCCGACAACACCACGGTGCTGGTCGAAGCCCACGAAGACAAAATCCACGGCACCGTGGTCACCAACGTCGTCAATTTCGGCTCGCAGATTCCTCCCGAGGCGCGTGCCGACATCTTCCGCCGTTTCGTCAAGGGCAAGTCCGGTCCAGGCACCGAATCCGGCGGCACCGGCCTCGGGTTGTCCATCGCACGCTGGGCGGCACAGCTGCACGGCGGCAACGTCAAGGTCGTCGATGACAACCGCGGCACCGATTTCGAAATCACGCTGCCGAAATTCCATATCGTAGACGATGAGCCTGCCGGGGAAACGACCCTCTGA
- a CDS encoding response regulator transcription factor — MLNTSAHQKTPRTILVVEDEPDLATAIAQRITANGWTARVAGDGASAVRAASQIKPDLVIMDIMLPVMDGIEATKRIIAERPVPVLMLTARDSEADKVMGLSAGADDYMTKPFSPRELIARCEALLRRVERATLIAKNNENEKVLDFGTLVIDPRQRIVTQDGKQVHLTPTEFDLLATLARKPKSVFKREKLLEEVWDWPDASGTRTVDSHVKALRHKLGSDLIRTAHGVGYAFEPPEDGNAATPSVQ; from the coding sequence ATGCTCAACACTTCGGCACATCAGAAGACCCCACGTACCATCTTGGTGGTCGAGGACGAGCCCGATCTCGCCACGGCAATCGCGCAACGCATCACAGCCAACGGTTGGACCGCACGTGTGGCAGGAGATGGAGCGAGTGCCGTACGCGCCGCAAGCCAAATCAAGCCTGATCTGGTCATCATGGACATCATGCTGCCCGTCATGGACGGCATCGAAGCCACCAAACGCATCATCGCCGAACGCCCGGTGCCGGTGCTCATGCTCACCGCCCGCGATTCCGAGGCCGACAAGGTGATGGGACTTTCCGCCGGTGCCGACGACTACATGACCAAGCCGTTCTCCCCGCGTGAACTTATCGCCCGTTGTGAGGCGCTGCTGCGCCGCGTCGAACGCGCCACCCTCATCGCCAAGAACAACGAGAACGAAAAGGTGCTGGACTTTGGAACGCTGGTCATCGACCCGCGTCAGCGCATCGTGACCCAAGACGGCAAACAGGTGCATCTCACCCCTACGGAATTCGACCTTCTTGCCACGCTGGCCCGCAAACCAAAGTCCGTCTTCAAACGCGAGAAGCTCTTGGAAGAGGTCTGGGATTGGCCGGACGCTTCCGGCACCCGTACTGTCGATTCGCACGTCAAGGCCCTTCGCCACAAGCTTGGCAGCGACCTGATTCGCACCGCGCACGGCGTAGGCTACGCCTTCGAGCCTCCCGAGGACGGCAACGCCGCGACGCCGTCCGTCCAGTAG